One region of Polaribacter pectinis genomic DNA includes:
- a CDS encoding DNA cytosine methyltransferase translates to MKKLTVLDFFCGAGGFSEGFRQKGFKIVKGYDNWQPAINTYNHNFETDSVVKNILDFKSSTEEINLLPDTDIIIGSPPCVSFSSSNNSGKADKSLGLELTKCFLRIVAVKKHQKNSILKAWYMENVVNSKKYINQIYSFEDLDLVEWALKNNIAPNNVALNLLDNTTIINSADYGSYQARKRAISGEIIKIGRLIIPKATHSNNKKDTLQEWNTLSKLLQKLPKPNCKKSSRKVIDPVYNSITINLNQLTDHFYDSGLYKSEWRQSREHKVNHYCMGKMSFPENKEKPSRTITATKSGTSREALIYKSEYSRKGNGEYRSPTVREAASIMGFPFSYQFLGTLHSKWRLVGNAVCPSVSRVFANEVLNQYNLPNSIDLKLVKEPNLIDVQNLNNFKEKVFDKQPKRTKNSRFRRHPIKAGNLTVTLSNFDIEKNTKATDKWYTSIQYGTGLGYKNQKVEDDFYKTIEPIILEEKTGPQFVKTINKGFSEKIGSSSDLQKMYEEQIAFENLLEPTELVEKINEIITQIKFKNTDYIQSDTIVFKNKDIIPMSQVFALYAINKITTIANSN, encoded by the coding sequence ATGAAAAAATTAACAGTGTTAGATTTTTTTTGTGGAGCTGGAGGATTTTCGGAAGGGTTTAGACAAAAAGGATTTAAAATTGTAAAAGGTTACGATAATTGGCAACCTGCGATAAATACCTATAATCATAATTTTGAAACTGATTCTGTTGTAAAAAACATTTTAGACTTTAAAAGTTCTACCGAAGAAATAAACCTTTTACCCGATACAGATATAATAATTGGATCACCTCCTTGTGTTTCTTTTTCAAGCTCTAATAATTCTGGTAAAGCAGATAAATCATTAGGTTTAGAATTAACAAAATGTTTTTTAAGAATAGTTGCTGTTAAAAAGCATCAAAAAAACTCCATCCTTAAAGCATGGTATATGGAGAATGTTGTTAATTCTAAAAAATATATTAATCAAATTTATTCGTTTGAGGATTTAGATCTTGTTGAATGGGCTTTAAAAAACAATATAGCTCCAAATAATGTAGCTTTAAACCTTTTAGATAATACTACAATAATTAACTCTGCAGATTACGGTTCTTATCAAGCGAGAAAAAGAGCCATTTCTGGTGAAATAATTAAAATAGGGAGATTAATTATACCTAAGGCAACTCACTCTAATAATAAAAAAGATACGTTACAAGAATGGAATACTTTAAGTAAGTTATTACAAAAACTACCAAAGCCTAATTGTAAAAAATCATCTAGAAAAGTTATTGACCCTGTATATAACTCCATTACAATCAATTTAAATCAATTGACTGACCATTTTTACGATAGTGGACTTTATAAAAGTGAATGGAGACAATCACGAGAACATAAAGTAAATCATTATTGTATGGGGAAAATGTCTTTTCCTGAAAATAAGGAAAAGCCTAGTAGGACAATAACCGCTACCAAGAGTGGGACTTCAAGAGAAGCTTTAATTTATAAATCTGAGTACTCGCGTAAAGGAAATGGTGAGTATCGATCACCAACTGTAAGAGAAGCTGCGAGTATAATGGGCTTTCCTTTCTCCTATCAGTTCCTTGGCACATTACACAGTAAATGGAGATTAGTTGGCAACGCAGTATGTCCATCTGTAAGTAGAGTTTTTGCAAATGAAGTTCTAAATCAATATAATTTACCAAACTCAATAGATTTAAAGTTAGTTAAAGAACCTAATCTAATTGATGTTCAAAACCTGAACAATTTTAAAGAAAAAGTATTTGACAAACAACCAAAAAGAACTAAGAATTCAAGATTTAGAAGACATCCAATAAAAGCAGGAAACCTAACTGTTACATTATCCAACTTTGACATAGAAAAAAATACTAAAGCAACTGACAAATGGTACACTTCCATACAGTATGGAACAGGATTAGGTTACAAAAACCAAAAAGTTGAGGATGATTTTTACAAAACAATAGAACCAATCATACTAGAAGAGAAAACTGGACCTCAATTTGTTAAAACTATAAATAAAGGCTTTTCTGAAAAAATTGGATCATCCTCTGATTTACAAAAAATGTACGAAGAACAAATTGCTTTTGAAAATTTACTAGAACCAACCGAACTAGTTGAAAAAATAAATGAAATAATAACTCAAATTAAATTTAAAAACACAGATTACATTCAAAGCGATACTATTGTTTTTAAAAATAAAGATATAATCCCAATGAGTCAGGTTTTTGCTTTATATGCTATTAACAAAATTACTACTATTGCCAACTCAAACTAA
- a CDS encoding NERD domain-containing protein, with protein MPVTFLPYNPISALDKIITKEDGSPLQGEINIYKKLFTDLNISEDNWFVWHDLKLPSHSDSYNYYKKTSAQIDFLILCKEGILVLEVKGGPISTKENDFFYGKMFQKKMKQNPFKQVEGYKFTLKDKLLNNFKNCFFCDAVALPHVNYKFKSKLIDSNLLWTEFTAKEYDNSIEKFIKHTFSHTKKRHKKHFRTYSDISPKEINAIKNILSPKVNDKNEYHTNDTLKWLGIQNIEILEGLNKNPRIMIEGPPGSGKTTIAKAFIDKQIGKKGIYICWNNLLMHYTKNTLKIRDNTKDIEVTTFFRFIKKHNPKKTYAEITLLSEEQFYLLLRDTLANLEKTNFYDFIVIDEGQDIFDRGLDLFLNKLCGYNENGLTNGNSLVLYDIDQSYSLGGRSVSELADLLTEYFTHFKLNEIKRSAQNPDIRLLSSIILENPTEILSKKFNETYNNISIKKHSSLSKVKKHLVNNVLNSIRQENSSLKGADCIILIESKLLKGEYLGNPDMHYELAIKDIEELSEKNITDTANKLRYTSILKYKGLESKNVFLVVTEPSDYNKYELFIGITRAINNVEINIIY; from the coding sequence ATGCCTGTAACTTTCTTACCATACAATCCTATTTCTGCATTAGATAAAATTATAACCAAAGAAGATGGTTCCCCTTTGCAAGGAGAAATTAATATTTATAAAAAATTATTCACTGATTTAAATATTAGTGAGGATAATTGGTTTGTATGGCACGATTTAAAATTGCCATCACATTCGGATAGTTATAATTATTATAAAAAGACTAGTGCTCAGATTGACTTTCTAATCTTATGTAAAGAAGGGATATTGGTTTTAGAGGTAAAAGGTGGCCCTATTTCAACTAAAGAAAATGATTTTTTTTATGGAAAAATGTTTCAAAAAAAAATGAAACAGAATCCTTTTAAACAAGTTGAAGGATATAAATTCACCTTAAAAGACAAGTTATTAAATAATTTTAAAAATTGTTTTTTTTGTGATGCTGTTGCATTACCTCACGTTAATTATAAATTTAAATCTAAACTCATTGATTCCAATTTACTTTGGACTGAATTCACGGCAAAAGAATATGATAATTCAATAGAAAAATTTATTAAACACACTTTTTCTCATACTAAAAAAAGGCATAAAAAACACTTTCGTACATACTCAGATATATCACCCAAAGAGATTAATGCAATAAAAAATATTCTCAGTCCTAAAGTAAATGATAAAAATGAATATCATACTAATGATACATTAAAATGGCTTGGAATACAAAATATTGAAATTCTAGAAGGATTGAATAAAAATCCAAGAATTATGATTGAAGGGCCTCCAGGAAGCGGAAAAACGACTATCGCCAAAGCATTTATAGATAAACAAATTGGAAAAAAAGGTATATATATCTGTTGGAATAATTTGTTAATGCACTACACAAAAAATACATTAAAAATACGAGACAACACAAAGGATATAGAAGTAACTACTTTTTTTAGATTCATTAAAAAACATAACCCTAAAAAAACATATGCCGAAATCACATTGCTTTCGGAAGAACAGTTTTATCTGTTGCTAAGAGATACACTTGCCAATCTTGAGAAAACAAATTTTTATGACTTTATTGTTATTGATGAAGGACAAGATATTTTTGATAGAGGATTGGACTTATTTTTAAATAAATTATGTGGATACAATGAAAATGGATTAACAAATGGTAACTCGTTGGTATTATATGATATTGATCAAAGCTATTCATTAGGTGGTAGATCAGTAAGTGAACTAGCGGACCTTTTAACAGAATATTTCACTCATTTTAAATTGAATGAAATAAAGCGAAGTGCTCAAAACCCAGATATACGATTATTATCTTCAATCATTTTAGAAAATCCTACAGAAATTTTGAGTAAAAAATTTAATGAAACATATAACAATATTTCAATTAAAAAGCACTCTTCCTTATCTAAAGTAAAGAAACACCTAGTCAACAATGTTTTAAATTCAATTAGACAAGAAAATTCATCACTTAAAGGAGCAGACTGTATAATACTTATAGAATCTAAACTATTAAAAGGAGAATATCTAGGTAATCCAGATATGCATTACGAATTAGCTATTAAAGATATTGAAGAGTTAAGCGAAAAAAATATTACCGATACAGCAAATAAATTAAGGTATACATCTATTTTAAAGTATAAAGGCCTTGAGAGTAAAAATGTATTCTTAGTTGTAACAGAACCTTCGGACTATAATAAATACGAGCTCTTTATTGGAATAACTAGAGCAATAAATAATGTTGAAATAAATATAATTTACTGA
- a CDS encoding helicase-related protein translates to MSIINEKRESLERFIKEQTLGPGINGFRFIDVENEDFQKTKIDKLKPIDYTNEIIDIVPAAVYSTGILFPQDNSKTCNEGITLDNNEGNEDEENKSEESSTQNTSTDNIEETDTIALDQMFPKTMGVTCCLDNRFLGNENLEIKLNARYYSKLKRKKDNGFNKKYAVNCELSFEKINQFIEKHELKNFHLKEVNGNLYLLINYLSSEEISQLKARIREIQKEITEEIFSEHKPAFSNNRFLTKEKRNLSSLKSTIFNDLKYKITDVKQRKTLYDISQKIEILENTISHFVDLLEVNGGGFGLWRSKLIERIISIKKINFPKDKNKVSFLYKDLNEDFIVSDIDGNIISKGLTDVYQNEINKEDGNASLSLNLQLSRDTRNFKNSNKIFVKVQLINTSTPFTQEKDSSRYYSTFNEKVNEKCFFGVKLSITNKHLIPYNELSLDTSKMEYSEDETTDYIYRQFEDFGIGHGCSVKWDKNLNTIESEYIPICDTPDVDPTPRNKSKALVKDKKGNYKNPLFLENSKAQQFKWLSTFSDAKNEEVISGLNAFVDAYGNWIKDKRKRVNDQEKKIANQELKKCSLDYQRMKENINTLLSNEINIESFRLMNSAMFMQIWHSVNTKKNKVLPLMEDVSFSNFNTDFYKKASDKLFSETESTSWRAFQLAFILLNLDGIFKNEDDINWEKRNEYVDLVWFPTGGGKTEAYLGLIALTIINRRKLHKERGGGTAAIMRYTLRLLTLQQFQRATLMIMALELIRRWDVSILGKEPINIGLWVGNNSIPNKLTYRVNDKNKDSLQYEFEKLNDIKGKENKVPFNECPWCNSKIIGDTIPDKTDDIYNKNRLHLKCSNKKCSFSFGRLLSRRRQDQGPIPVNLCDETIYQHPPSLLFGTVDKFAQLAHKVSNLDTARNRDSRRLFGRGNWENGKPTDGYFPPDIIIQDELHLLNGPLGSSVALFESAVDQLCTRIDGTRPKVISSTATTRNTGLQIAALFDRKVNLFPKQGVECDDSFFSFYKRSFSSNDKEDFIYESKRRYIGILPTGRTQIWMQMRLAAITMTHRALFELQQLGNSETIDFEKYNSFEEAMDYFHTIISYFNSLKEVGKTQSQVQSYILKEVRRVFNRVIRPQKLLHSLYTYGPIEESELTGRLSGEEVKNELKKVEEKWDASLRFAHIKNAEIKRGNIPPEFLVATNMISVGIDVSRFNLIIMNSMPRNTAEYIQASSRVARDSYGLVLTVHHPFRARDISHYEKFIEFHEKMYSYVEPISITPFTSKSVSRYLGLYLATMLRHTTDFVERVSASNICDISDSDVSDIISQLTANFDSRIIKNKIYDKEIQNLLKPQNIDFIKSWIEEAFKEWRIEASKTLADNKTFVFSNKSKRTNANQEQLYVDLDAYEADIHSKKWQIPMSLRVIESEAAIKINSK, encoded by the coding sequence ATGAGTATAATAAACGAAAAAAGAGAATCTCTTGAACGATTTATAAAAGAGCAAACTTTAGGTCCAGGAATAAATGGTTTTAGGTTTATTGATGTTGAAAATGAAGATTTTCAGAAAACAAAAATAGACAAACTAAAACCTATTGATTATACTAATGAAATAATAGATATTGTTCCTGCTGCAGTATATAGTACAGGTATATTATTTCCTCAAGATAATAGCAAAACCTGTAATGAAGGAATCACTCTTGATAATAACGAAGGTAATGAAGATGAAGAAAATAAATCAGAAGAATCAAGTACTCAAAACACAAGTACCGATAATATAGAAGAAACAGATACGATAGCACTAGATCAAATGTTTCCTAAAACTATGGGAGTTACTTGCTGTCTAGATAATAGATTTTTGGGAAACGAAAATTTAGAGATTAAACTTAATGCTAGGTATTATAGTAAATTAAAAAGAAAAAAAGATAATGGTTTTAATAAAAAATATGCAGTAAACTGTGAATTGTCTTTCGAAAAAATTAACCAATTCATTGAAAAACATGAATTAAAAAACTTTCATTTAAAAGAGGTAAATGGTAATTTATATTTACTCATCAATTATCTTAGTTCTGAAGAAATTTCTCAACTAAAAGCTAGAATTAGAGAGATTCAAAAAGAAATTACCGAAGAAATTTTCTCTGAACATAAACCCGCTTTTTCAAATAACAGATTTTTAACAAAAGAGAAAAGAAATTTAAGCAGTCTAAAGTCAACAATTTTTAATGATTTAAAATACAAAATAACAGATGTAAAACAAAGGAAAACTCTTTATGATATTTCTCAGAAAATAGAGATTCTAGAAAATACAATTAGTCATTTTGTGGATTTATTAGAGGTAAACGGTGGAGGATTTGGATTATGGCGATCAAAATTAATTGAGAGAATTATATCTATCAAAAAAATTAATTTCCCAAAAGATAAAAATAAAGTTTCATTCTTATATAAAGATTTAAATGAGGATTTTATTGTTTCTGATATAGATGGAAATATTATTAGTAAAGGCTTAACAGATGTTTATCAAAATGAAATTAATAAAGAAGACGGCAATGCTTCTTTATCATTAAACCTGCAACTGAGTAGAGATACAAGAAACTTTAAAAACTCTAATAAGATTTTTGTAAAAGTTCAGTTAATTAATACAAGTACACCATTTACACAAGAAAAAGATAGCTCTAGATATTATTCCACTTTTAATGAAAAAGTAAATGAAAAATGTTTTTTTGGTGTTAAACTATCAATTACTAATAAACATCTTATTCCCTATAATGAATTAAGTTTAGATACTTCTAAAATGGAGTATTCAGAAGATGAAACAACTGATTATATTTATAGACAATTTGAAGATTTTGGTATAGGTCACGGTTGTTCGGTAAAGTGGGATAAAAATCTCAACACCATTGAATCGGAATATATTCCAATTTGTGACACTCCAGATGTTGATCCTACTCCTAGAAACAAATCAAAAGCTTTAGTTAAAGACAAAAAGGGAAATTATAAGAATCCTTTATTTTTAGAAAATTCGAAGGCACAACAATTTAAATGGCTCTCAACTTTTTCTGACGCAAAAAATGAAGAGGTCATTAGTGGATTAAATGCTTTTGTTGACGCCTATGGAAATTGGATAAAAGACAAGAGAAAACGAGTAAACGACCAAGAAAAAAAAATAGCTAATCAAGAACTTAAAAAATGCTCACTTGATTATCAGAGAATGAAAGAAAATATTAATACCCTTCTTTCAAATGAAATAAATATAGAATCCTTTAGATTAATGAATTCTGCTATGTTTATGCAGATATGGCATTCTGTAAATACTAAGAAGAATAAAGTACTTCCATTAATGGAAGATGTTAGTTTTTCAAACTTCAATACCGATTTTTATAAAAAAGCTAGTGACAAATTATTTTCAGAAACAGAATCGACTTCTTGGAGAGCCTTTCAATTAGCCTTTATTTTATTGAATTTAGATGGCATTTTTAAAAATGAAGATGATATTAATTGGGAAAAAAGAAATGAATATGTTGACTTAGTTTGGTTTCCAACTGGTGGAGGAAAAACAGAGGCTTATCTAGGGTTAATAGCATTAACTATAATAAACCGTAGAAAACTTCACAAAGAAAGAGGTGGTGGAACTGCTGCAATAATGAGATACACCTTAAGGTTATTAACATTGCAGCAGTTCCAAAGGGCTACTTTGATGATAATGGCACTTGAATTAATTAGACGTTGGGATGTTTCTATTTTAGGAAAAGAACCAATAAATATTGGATTATGGGTAGGAAATAATTCAATTCCAAATAAACTGACATACAGAGTTAATGATAAAAACAAAGACTCTTTACAATATGAATTTGAAAAACTAAATGATATTAAAGGAAAAGAGAATAAAGTTCCTTTTAATGAATGTCCTTGGTGTAATTCAAAAATAATTGGGGACACAATTCCAGATAAAACTGATGATATTTATAATAAAAACAGATTACATCTAAAATGTTCAAATAAAAAATGTTCTTTTTCATTTGGAAGATTATTAAGTAGAAGACGACAAGACCAAGGACCTATTCCCGTTAATCTTTGTGACGAAACAATATATCAACACCCTCCTAGTTTGCTTTTTGGAACGGTCGATAAATTTGCTCAATTAGCTCATAAGGTTTCGAATTTAGATACAGCAAGAAATAGAGATTCTAGAAGATTGTTTGGAAGAGGAAATTGGGAAAATGGAAAACCTACAGATGGATATTTCCCACCAGATATTATTATCCAAGATGAATTACATTTATTAAATGGCCCTTTAGGTTCATCAGTAGCACTATTTGAATCGGCAGTTGACCAATTATGCACAAGAATAGATGGCACAAGGCCTAAAGTAATATCATCTACCGCAACAACTAGAAATACAGGCCTTCAAATTGCAGCTTTATTTGATAGAAAAGTGAATCTGTTCCCAAAACAAGGCGTAGAATGTGATGATTCTTTCTTTTCATTTTACAAAAGATCGTTCTCTAGTAATGATAAAGAAGATTTTATTTACGAATCTAAGAGAAGGTATATAGGCATATTACCAACAGGAAGAACTCAAATTTGGATGCAAATGAGGTTAGCTGCCATAACAATGACTCATAGAGCTTTGTTTGAATTGCAACAATTGGGGAATAGTGAAACTATAGATTTTGAAAAATACAACTCGTTTGAAGAGGCTATGGATTATTTTCATACTATTATTTCTTATTTTAATAGTCTAAAAGAAGTTGGAAAAACTCAGTCACAAGTGCAGTCCTACATTTTAAAAGAAGTTCGTAGGGTTTTCAATAGAGTGATTAGACCACAAAAACTACTTCATTCTTTATATACTTATGGGCCAATAGAAGAGTCAGAGTTGACAGGAAGACTCTCTGGTGAGGAGGTGAAAAATGAGCTTAAAAAAGTAGAAGAAAAATGGGACGCTTCATTAAGGTTTGCTCACATAAAAAATGCTGAAATAAAAAGAGGGAATATTCCTCCTGAGTTTTTGGTCGCTACAAATATGATTTCTGTTGGAATAGATGTTTCTCGCTTTAATTTAATTATTATGAACTCTATGCCTAGAAATACAGCCGAATACATACAGGCTAGTAGTCGTGTAGCAAGAGATTCTTATGGCTTAGTCCTTACAGTGCATCATCCTTTTAGAGCAAGAGATATTTCGCATTATGAGAAGTTTATTGAGTTTCACGAAAAAATGTATAGTTATGTCGAACCAATATCGATAACTCCATTTACATCTAAGTCTGTTAGCAGATATTTAGGACTATACTTAGCTACAATGTTGCGACACACAACTGATTTTGTAGAAAGAGTATCTGCATCTAATATTTGTGACATTTCAGATTCAGATGTGTCAGATATAATAAGTCAATTAACAGCTAATTTTGATAGTCGTATTATTAAAAACAAAATTTATGATAAGGAAATTCAAAATCTTCTAAAACCACAAAATATTGATTTTATAAAGTCCTGGATAGAGGAAGCTTTCAAAGAATGGAGAATAGAAGCATCTAAAACTCTTGCAGATAACAAAACATTTGTTTTTAGTAATAAATCAAAAAGAACAAATGCTAACCAAGAACAATTATATGTTGATTTAGATGCCTATGAAGCCGATATTCATAGTAAAAAATGGCAAATACCTATGTCATTAAGAGTAATAGAATCTGAAGCAGCAATAAAAATCAATTCAAAATGA